Genomic DNA from Haloarcula marina:
GATTTCTGGACGGCTAAGTGACGGTCCGACTGCGTGTCACGACTGTCGCTACGACCGAGCAACGGAACTGTTGAGCAGTTCCTCGGCCAGGACGTCGATGCCCAGAACGTCCTCGCCGGGCGTGGCGCTCGTCTCGAACCCCGCGGGTTCGGCGGGCGGGCCGCCCCGATTCTCCCGCGGCGGCGCGCCGTGGGCGTAGACGCCGTCCGGATGCGGGTAGGTCCAGACGTGCATCATACAGGGCGTGTCACACGGGAGTCTGAAACCGTCGCCGCCGTCGCCCCATAGCTGTCGGTACTTCCACCACGCGTACCGGCCCGGAAGGCCGACGTGCTGATGCCACGGCGAACAGCGCTGCTCGTCGTCCTCGCCGTAGACGGAGGGGGCCGACACCCGGTCGCCCTCTCGTGTCGCGACGAACATCAGGCCGAGCGGTCGCCACCACTTGTTGTCGACCATGATTGCGGCCGGTCGTGACGCGTCGAAAATCGAGTCGTCGCCGATGTAGCGGGGGTTCAGCCAGTGTGACCACCCCCCCGAACTGTCGCCCGTCAGCACGTCGAAGTACGGGACGAAGCCGTCTTCGAGGAGCGCGCCCACAGTGTCGAAGTCGGAATCGAGGGATTCGGTCGCCGCACCGAGTAACTCCTCCGTTCGGGGATGGTCGTCCCGACACCCCTTCCGGGTCGACCCGTCGCAGTCGCGCATCGCCGGACGCGAGGTCGCGTCGGGACAGCGCTCAGAGCCACCGCCCCCCATTCCCATGAACCCGAGTGCCCCTCCGGAGGCGCGGAGGACGTCGCGGCGGGCTATCGGTCGGTCGGAGGTATCGTCGTCCATATGGTGTTGTGCCAAACCCTACTCGCATTACTACTCAGTGGCTATCGACGCTAAGGTCGGCTTAGCGGCCCGAAATTGTCGGCAGGGACGCGTGAATATGTCACGCACTATTCAGTGCGGTTTTGTCCTTCGAGGACCAACTGGTTGTATGGTTCGCCGACTCTGTGAGGGGGTGTGGCTGTTGGAACTCGGGTTAGTTCCGCCGCTCGCCTCGAACGCCTATCTCGTCGACGAGCGTCGCGTCGGCGGGGACGAGGACGGCGTGACAGATATCCGGGCAGACGGCGGCACGGAAACCGCCGAAATGGGAGATGATGGTGAGAGCCACGGCAGCGACCTCACCCTCGTGGACACCGGTCTCTGGTGGAACGAACCGTCCATCGGCGACGAACTCGGCGCGCTGGGCTACGAAGCGGCGGACATCGACCGCGTGTTGCTGACGCACTACGACCTCGACCACGTCGGCGGACTGAACCGCCTCGTACCGGCGTTCGACGGCCCCGTCTACGTCGGAAGCGAGGACCTCGCGTTGCTCGACGGCCGCCTCGACCCGCAGTGGCTCCACCACAAGGGGCTCTTTCACCGCGCGAGCCGTCGGTTGTTCCCGCTGCCGGACCTCGACGTTCGACCGCTTTCTGACGGCGACACCGTCGGTGGCTTCACCGCCTATCACACGCCGGGACACAACCCCGGCCACGTCGCCTACTACCACGAGGCCGCGTCGACGGCCTTCCTCGGCGACCTCGTCTGGTCGGAGGAGGGGGCGCTGACGACCCCGTTCTGGGGGGATTCCTACGATATGGACCGCCTGCGAGCGAGCGTCGGCGGCCTCGCCGACCGGCTACCTGACTTCT
This window encodes:
- a CDS encoding MBL fold metallo-hydrolase, with product MVRRLCEGVWLLELGLVPPLASNAYLVDERRVGGDEDGVTDIRADGGTETAEMGDDGESHGSDLTLVDTGLWWNEPSIGDELGALGYEAADIDRVLLTHYDLDHVGGLNRLVPAFDGPVYVGSEDLALLDGRLDPQWLHHKGLFHRASRRLFPLPDLDVRPLSDGDTVGGFTAYHTPGHNPGHVAYYHEAASTAFLGDLVWSEEGALTTPFWGDSYDMDRLRASVGGLADRLPDFSVAAMGHGDPLVTGGSDALRTLARRVS